The Flexivirga oryzae DNA window CCCGTGATGTCGACGCGGCGCCGACAGCCCGTTTCTGCGGTCGCCGAGTAAGCAGCGGTGGCCGAGTAGGTCGAGCCGCTAGGCGAGACCGTGATCGAGGTCCCGCACACACCCGCGGTGGCCGAGTAGGTCGAGCCGTTAGGCGAGACCGTGATCGAGGTCCCGCACACACCCGCGGTGGCCGAGTCATCACCCCGCGCAACCCATTTCAGCGCAGTCCACTTCAGCGGCGGCAATCTCAGCGGTGGCCGAGTAAGGGCGAGGAACGAGCCCGCATCGAGGTCCCGCACACACCAGCGCTGGCCGAATCATCACCCCGCGCAGTCCATTTCAGCGGTGGCCGAGTAAGGGCGAGGAACGAGCCCGCATCGAGGTCCCGTCCGGTCTGATGTTCAGGCGACCTTGTCGGCGGCCCAGCCGGGCATGGCGCCGTCGGTCAGGTCCCAGTGCACCCCGTCGGCAGTGATGGTGGCGGTGTAGCCGTGCCGGTGGACGATCTGGTGGTGTCGGCGGCAGAGCATGGCAGAGTTGTCCAACGCGGTGTCACCGCCGGCCCACCAGGGCAGGATGTGGTGGATCTCACAGTAACCCGGGGGTCGGTCGCACGCGGGGAAGGTGCATCCCATGTCTCGGTGGACGACGGCGGCCCGTATCGCTTTGGTGGCCAACCGTTTTTCACGCCCCACGTCCAGGGGTTGACTCTTGGTGCCGAGGACGACGGGGATCAGGTCCGCGTCACACGCCAGGCGGCGGGCGGTACCCGCGTCGAGGATCTCCCCGCCGATGGTGATGGCACCGTCCAAGTCTGTGAGGAGCCGGTGTAGGTCCATGGTGACCAACACGGTGGCGCCGGCGCCGATGCCCATCCCGTCCCCGCACACGGTCTTGGCGCCTGCGGCGACCAGGTCCATCAGCGCGTCCACCCGCCGTTTGCCCGGGGTCCGTTCATCCCGCACCCGCCCGGTCGCGGCGCCTGTGCTGGTGCCGCCCGTGCTGGTGGCGCCGGAGGCCGCGCGATTGACGTCACCGTCGCAGTCGTCGTGCTGGACGTCGGGGTGCAGGCCGAACGCGGCACCGGCGTGACCGGTCGAGTCACCGGTGTCACCGGTGTCACCGGTGGTGTCCTGGAGGTCACCGGTGGTGGTGTCCGCGTCGTGGGTGGGCCCGGAGTCACTGTCGCCCGCGACACCGGCGGCGGCGTCGGTGGGGTTGCTTTCCTGGCTGGTGGTGGTCCCGCCCGTGGTCTCGGTGGTGCTGGTGTGCTTGGTTTGGGCGGGGTGGGGTGCGGACAACGCGGTGATGGCTTGTTTGAGGATGGCGGCGTTGGCGGGGCACAGGTCCGCGATCAACCGGATCATCCCGGTCGGCAGGGTCCGCCAGGTCAACGACTCCACCTTCTCCAGGTGCGCATCCTCGGCCGAGAGTTTGTCCGCGGCATAGTTGGCGATGATCCGCCGGGTCAGTTCCGTCACGCCCCGGGACCCCAGCGCCGGGTCCAGTTGCAGGAACCACGCCTGGATGTCTTCGCGGGCCGCGGTCGGTAACACTTCGGCGACTTTCGCGGTTTGCCGTAACGCGGTCCGGGCGGTGGCCAGGGTGCAGGACCCGTCGCGGACCGCGGACGCGATCACATGGTTGCGCCGGTCCCGGCACGCCTGCGCCACCACACTGATGGTGGACGCCGCCGACGGTTCAATACTGGTCCCCGCCCGTGCTGCGCACCCGGTGACCCACTGGGTGGCATTCGCCGCGTCCGAGGTCAACAACACGCCCCGGTCCAAAGCGTTCGCGGTCGCCACCGTCGCGACCTGCCCGGCCCTCGCCTGCAGCCGCAACAGGACCCCGACGAGGTCGGCCTCCTGGTCGTCCCCGAGTTGCTCCAACACACCCGGCAACTCATCCAACGCTTGGACGGTCGCGGTCACCTGGTCCAGGAGGCGGGGTCCCAAACCCGGCTCCGGCCGCCGGGCGGGATCGGGCCCGTCCCAGCAAGTCGTATCCGGTTCCACTGGTACCGGTTGGTCGGGGATGCGCAGGGGTGAGTCGATGGCCATGGTGATCGAGTCCCCCTGTCCCCTGGGTGGTTTCGTTGTCATGATTCTATCGGGTGGCGTTCAGGAAGTACAGAGGTTATGCGAACATTTCTTCGATACGTTCGCTCTGAAACGTATCGGAAGTACGCCAAAAACTGTGCGCGGACCTCGATACGCCGTTCCTCCGCTGCGCTCCCCCACGCCTACTCGGCCAACGCGTGGGATCGGCTACTCAGCGAGCGCGTCGGGTCGGCTACTCGGCCGGCGCGGCATACGGCTGCTTGGCCACCCGGGGGACGCGACCTCGATACGCCGTTCCTCCGCTGCGCTCCCCCACGGCTACTCGGCCAGCGCGTGGGATCGGCTACTCGGCCAGCGCGTCGGGTCAGCTACTCGGCCGGCGCGGCATACGGCTGCTTGGCCACCCGGGGACGCGACCTCGATACGCCGTTCCTCCGCTGCGCTCCCCCACGCCTACTCGGCCAGCGCAAAATGGCCGGGTCGCCAGCGCGTCGGGTCACCTATTCGGCCATCGCGTGGGGGGACCTCGGCCTCCGCTTCGCCCCCCACGGCTACCCCGGCCAGCGCGTGGGGGCGGCTACTCAGCAGCGCGTCGGATCGGCTACTCGGCCGGCGCGGCATACGGCTGCTTGGCCACCCGGGGGACGCGACCTCGATACGCCGTTCCTCCGCTGCGCTCCCCCACGGCTACTCGGCCAGCGCAAATAGCCGGCTCGCCTACTCGGCCAGCGCGGGTGGCGACCTGTATACGCCGTTCCCCCGCTGCGCTCCCCCATGGCTACTCGGCCAGCGCGGCGACGGCGGATCGGCTACCCCGGCCAGCGCGGGATCGATCGGGGCCTAATGGAACACCAGGGTCAGGAGCAGGCTGGCGACGAGTGCCGAGCCGCCCATGACCGGCAGCCCGACCAGCAGTTCCTTGCGGTACATGGCATCCTGCTGGTCCTCCGGGGAGAAACCCATCACCATCGCACCGCCCTCGGAGTACGGCGAGACCGCCATCGACAGACCCCCGATCGTGGCGCACACGAACAGCAGGGTCGGGTTGAGGTGCGTCACCGCCCCAGGGTCGGCACCACCGGGAAGAGCGCCGGAGCGGTGACCCCGATGTAACTGCTGAAGGCCGTGATGACGGCGGCGACCAGTGCGAGGAACACCGGGACCAGGTAGGTCGGCAGGTGTCCGTCGCCCAGCCAGTTCGCGATCTGCGTGATCGTCCCGGCCGCCACGGCGACCTGGATGAGCATGCCCATCCCGCTGATCATGATCAGGATGCCCCAGGGCACCCGCGCGATCACCCGGTGGCTGTCCGCGGTGCCGCACAACATCGCCACCACCGCCAGCACGATGCTCAGCAACGGCGGATCGACGTTGGTCGCCCAACTGCCGAACACGTCGACGTGCGAGAAGAGCACGTGCAGGATCGACGGCACCAACGCCAGCAGCAGGAAGATCCCGATGAGCAGCAGGGTCACCTGCTGGTGACCGTCGAACGGCTCCGGCTCGGCGACCACCAGATCCTCACGTCGTGCCTGCTCGCCGCGGCGGATCGCCTTCCTGCGGAAGTACAGCGTCATCACGACGATCACCAGCAGCGTCAGCACCAGGTAGGCGACGAAGATCGCGAAGGAGATCCCGAACGCCCGCGACTCCGAATAGCCGAGCTTCTGGAACAACCCGCGGAAGACGATGCCGTTGAGACTGGTCATCAGGTTGGAGCCGACCTGGGCGCCGACGATCACCGCGAGCCCGGCGAGCAGCGGTTCGATCTTCACCTGGGAGCAGATGACGAGAGCGGCGGGCGCGAGAAAGACCATCACGGCGTAGAAGCCGGCTCCCAGCCCGGCGACGACCACAGCCGTCACGAAGAAGACGACCGCCAGCCCCCATGCGAGTCCGCGCGAGCGGTGCAACATCCGGGTGCGAGATCTTCTCCAGCGTGCCGTTCTCGATGGCGACCGAGAAGAACAGCGTCACCGCGAAGATCGTGAAGAAGATCGGGACCGGCCACAACGCGGTCACCTCGGCGGGCTTCATCCCGAGGACGAACACGCCGATGAGATAAGCGAACACGATCGCCAGCAGCCCGTGTTGATCTTGGTCCGGTAGCTGATCCCGATCGATGCCACGATCGCGATCGCGATCAGCAGGCTATGCATGGTGCTGCCCGGCGCCGACTGGACTGATCCACCATTGTGCCGACCGCATCGTGTGTCCCATCGCCGCTCGGGTGGCCGGTCGTCCACGAAGGGCACACCGCCCAATTCTTGATTCGATGAATACAAGAACCTGCTGAAAGCTGCCTGGGAGCGTCCTCCCTCTGCGCTGGACACGCGGCCGGGCTGGGCGCCCCGTCCGGGTCGGCCCACTGCGTTCACCGAATCTCAGTAGCTCACTACTGAAGCTGCTTCGTTGCGCGGAAACTATTTTCGTTGGTATGACGACGCAGGCCAGGGACGCTGCGCACCGTGTCCCCCACAGACCCTCGTTGCACAGCGCCGTGCCACCCGCGGCCGGCGTCCGCAGCCCCGCGACGCTGACCCACCGGCTGGCAACCGCCAACTCCTGCGACCTGGACGCCTTGCCGGCGAACCGGGCCGGGCGGCTGACCCCCACGCAGCAGGAGCAGCTGCGGGCCCGGCTGCACGCATCACGCCGCAGCAGTATCGTCCCGACCACCTGTTGTGCGCTGGCCCTCGCCGTGCTCGCCTACAGCCTGTGCACCGGCAGCCTGGAGACCGGCACAGAAGTCTCCATCGGGCTGCTCGCGTCCGTGGCCGGGTGGCTCGGTCTGGTCCGGCCGCACTACCGGCGGCTGAGCGGGGACATCGACGCGGGTCGGGTCGCCTGCGCCGAGGGCCACGTGACGCGTGAACGGGACGGCTGGCCGGACTACCAGGGCAGCAGCGAGTCCTGCTCGCACTACTACGTTCTCGGCACCAAGAGGTTCCTGGTCTCCGGGGACGGGTATGCCGCACTCGTCGAAGGCCGCGCCTATCGGATCTACTACCTCACGGACGCACCCACCGACCGACGCCAGGTGATGTCGCCGATGGTCAACATCGAACTGGTCGCCGGACCCGACTGAGCTCGCCCATTCGGTGCACCCTGCAGAAAGTGCGCCATACCGCACCTTCTACGGACCGCCGTCGGGTTCGCGGATGCGCTTTCTCCGTAGTGCGACACGGATGCCGGCCCTGCTCGGCATACCTACCTTCGATGCATGAACACACGCCCGTGCACCCTCGCCGCGATCGTCGTCCTTGGTATGTCGCTCAGCGCCTGCTCCGGCGGAGGCGGTTCGTCGGGAGGCGGTGCGCCGTCAGGAGCGGGCGCCGCGTCGCCACCGGCTTCGCACGCGCTCGCCTCGGCCGCCTCCACCGGCGCGAAGGCCTCGCAGCAGGTGGCCGTCAAGGCTTCCGACGTGGACACCTGCAAGCTCATCACCCCGGCGGAAGCGGCGAAGGCCCTCGGGGAGCCGGTACGCGCCCCCGAGCACGACAAGGACCAGCCCACCGCGTGTGACTGGCAGGCGACCAAGGACCTGCCCGTCGAGATGGTGTATGTCGACGTCTTCGGGCAGTTCGACCAGATCTACGGCAGCATGGACGACAAGCAGATGACCGATGCGTTCGTGCTGCAGAAGGTGTCGGGCGTCGGCGACAAGGCCTTCACCCAGTCGTTCAAGGCCGACAAGAGCGGCTCGAACGTCGGGGACGTCTTCGCGGTCAAGAAGGGCGACGTCGCGCTGAGCTTCACCATCCTGCGACCCACCATGTCCAAGCAGCAGGGATTCGCGGCGGACAAGGTCCTCGCCCAGGCGGCGCTCGGGCGGCTGTGACGGGTTCCTAACCCGGCTCCTCCGGTGCCGCCACCAACTCGGAACGGCCGGCCACCCCGAGCTTGCGGTACGCGTGCTGCAGGTGGCTCTCCACCGTGCGCACCGACACCACCAGCAGGTCGGCGATCTCCTGGTTGGTGCTGCCCCGCCGGGCCAGGTCCACGATGTTGCGTTCCCGCGCGGTCAACGCGATCGGCTCGACCAGCAGTAGCGGCTTCGGGGCGCCGGGACACTGCGCCGAATACGCCCGCGACGCCTGCGCCATCCGGTTGGCGGCCGCCGCGTGACCGGCCCGACGCTCCGCACGGGCGGCCTCGGCACTCGCCTGCGCCGCCAGCATCAACGCGCCCGCCTCGGCGAAACGCTCTGCAACCGCTCGAAGTTCACCGGCGCCACCGCCCGCGGACGCAGCCGCATGCGCCGCGAAGAGCGCGACGAGCCCCGCGTCCGTCGCACCGGAGAGTATGGCGAGCCGCTCCTCCACCGCGGCGGCATCGTCGAATCGCGCGACGAGATGCAGGCAGGCCGCCTCCAGCACGAGTTGCCCTGCGTTCCTTGCCCGTTCGGCGCCGGCAATGGCCTCGCTCCGTGCCTGTGGCAGATTCCCCGCTGTCGCCAGGACCACCGAGCGGGCTCGCGCCACCGATGCGGCGAAGATGCAGGTCGCGGGGGTCAGCCGATCGTTCGCCTCGTCCAGCACCTCCCTGGCGAAATCGGTGTTGCCGGCCAGCGCTTCCGCGCGCGCCAGATCCGCCAGGCAGGAGACCACGGTGCCGTTCGCGTCCGACTCACGCAGCGCCGACGCCGCGGCGCGCAGGGCGCCGAGGGCGCCCCGGACGTTTCCCGCCGCCAGCGACGCCCCGCCCACGGCGGCGTTGAGCAAGCCGTAGGACTGGGTGTGCCGGGCGGTCTCGAGAGCCGCACGGTGCAACGAGTCGGTCGCGGTGCTGACGGCCTCCCCGATCTGCCCGGACCAGCGCAGGGCATACGCGTACTCCCACTCCAGCTGCGCGTTCGCGTACGTCGGGCCGTACGGCACCGCCCCGGAGAACTCCTGGCTGGGCGCGGCGGCACGCGCCCATTCGACCAGCGCGACCGCCTCGCAGACGCGACCGGCAATGACGAGCGCCGGCACCACCGCCAGCGAGGCGAGGACGCGGA harbors:
- a CDS encoding DUF222 domain-containing protein, which gives rise to MTATVQALDELPGVLEQLGDDQEADLVGVLLRLQARAGQVATVATANALDRGVLLTSDAANATQWVTGCAARAGTSIEPSAASTISVVAQACRDRRNHVIASAVRDGSCTLATARTALRQTAKVAEVLPTAAREDIQAWFLQLDPALGSRGVTELTRRIIANYAADKLSAEDAHLEKVESLTWRTLPTGMIRLIADLCPANAAILKQAITALSAPHPAQTKHTSTTETTGGTTTSQESNPTDAAAGVAGDSDSGPTHDADTTTGDLQDTTGDTGDTGDSTGHAGAAFGLHPDVQHDDCDGDVNRAASGATSTGGTSTGAATGRVRDERTPGKRRVDALMDLVAAGAKTVCGDGMGIGAGATVLVTMDLHRLLTDLDGAITIGGEILDAGTARRLACDADLIPVVLGTKSQPLDVGREKRLATKAIRAAVVHRDMGCTFPACDRPPGYCEIHHILPWWAGGDTALDNSAMLCRRHHQIVHRHGYTATITADGVHWDLTDGAMPGWAADKVA
- a CDS encoding SLC13 family permease, which codes for MLHRSRGLAWGLAVVFFVTAVVVAGLGAGFYAVMVFLAPAALVICSQVKIEPLLAGLAVIVGAQVGSNLMTSLNGIVFRGLFQKLGYSESRAFGISFAIFVAYLVLTLLVIVVMTLYFRRKAIRRGEQARREDLVVAEPEPFDGHQQVTLLLIGIFLLLALVPSILHVLFSHVDVFGSWATNVDPPLLSIVLAVVAMLCGTADSHRVIARVPWGILIMISGMGMLIQVAVAAGTITQIANWLGDGHLPTYLVPVFLALVAAVITAFSSYIGVTAPALFPVVPTLGR